A window of Tautonia plasticadhaerens contains these coding sequences:
- a CDS encoding putative capsular polysaccharide synthesis family protein: MIQLNWGLKRAYRRIFPRYGITSPIAVHSLPKTGTTSTVEGLHRLRLNVLVYHTHDLRGGPDRLEERLRSLANPDDLPFLSFLATQRAAREHLERWHGRPWNLVSMVRDPVSRNISDFFESKYRNVRDHLDLLEHGKPNIPQVCKLFLDSKKALDHSDWFDRQMRDVFGIDVYAIPFPKGTGYAIYEGRRARLLLMRLENFDSNATEAFRRFLNIPKFQPVQAYVGEEKHYADLYRRFKREAFLPESYLDQQFGSRLARHFYTDAELQQFKRKWMRDTEVATV, from the coding sequence ATGATCCAGCTGAACTGGGGCTTGAAGCGGGCATATCGGAGGATCTTCCCGCGTTACGGCATCACCAGCCCGATCGCGGTCCATTCGTTGCCGAAAACGGGGACCACTTCGACCGTAGAGGGGCTGCATCGGCTCCGGCTGAATGTCCTTGTCTACCACACGCACGATTTGAGGGGGGGGCCTGATCGGTTGGAAGAGCGGCTTCGCAGTCTAGCGAATCCCGACGATCTACCATTCCTCTCATTCCTTGCGACACAACGAGCTGCCCGGGAACATCTTGAGCGCTGGCATGGCCGACCTTGGAATCTCGTCAGCATGGTCCGCGATCCGGTTTCCCGGAACATCTCCGATTTTTTCGAATCAAAATATCGAAATGTTCGCGATCATTTAGATTTACTGGAACACGGAAAACCGAATATTCCACAGGTTTGCAAATTGTTCCTGGACAGCAAAAAGGCTTTGGACCATTCGGACTGGTTCGATCGTCAGATGCGAGACGTCTTCGGCATCGACGTTTACGCCATCCCGTTCCCAAAGGGGACGGGCTACGCGATCTATGAAGGCCGTCGCGCCCGGTTACTGTTGATGCGGCTGGAGAATTTCGACTCCAACGCCACCGAGGCGTTCCGGCGGTTCCTGAACATCCCGAAATTCCAACCAGTGCAGGCATACGTCGGAGAAGAAAAGCACTACGCAGACCTCTACCGGCGATTCAAGCGCGAAGCGTTCCTTCCCGAGAGCTACCTGGACCAGCAGTTCGGCTCCCGGCTGGCTCGGCACTTCTACACCGACGCGGAGTTGCAGCAGTTTAAGCGGAAGTGGATGCGGGACACCGAGGTCGCGACAGTCTGA